From Cucumis melo cultivar AY chromosome 1, USDA_Cmelo_AY_1.0, whole genome shotgun sequence, a single genomic window includes:
- the LOC103499768 gene encoding G-type lectin S-receptor-like serine/threonine-protein kinase CES101 isoform X2, with protein MATSNEIMFNCFVLLLLMAFSNAQSDVLAQGQEITPGSTLISAMATFSLGFYSPSLLNNSYIAIWYQSDPLNPVWIANRNFAFPRDFGTPCLTIDGNGSLKIVPKEGKGRNEYNFSLFEVGEPTNSSAILLDNGNFVLCVLNPDGSIKRQLWQSFDHPTDTLLPGMKLGISHKTGSIWSITSRRGDYSVLSGSFTLTVNPNNTNQLLILHRGSIFWTSGNWQDGRFEFSEELSNINNQEFVFNRFSNENETFFNYSISSLFQLPNHNKGLIEVQTFLRLGNDGKLVGRNWDSKVECPYFENELFEPKNVSEVGCVGRMQHKVPECRNPPKQYSTSQRFGNMEGNGLRFGESENLTIYDCEKNCISSCDCIAFSSTNEEGTGCEMWNVGATFIPVEGGKRIIWSLEVTEGKGEKRVWLQVTIGLIVPVTSLLLCFLVYLKWKTQIIKAIRKTRRDSEHQNFLQELGIPTIMNKQRRDIRNSELQFFSFRSVVSTTNNFADNCKLGEGGFGPVYKGTLADGQEVAIKRLSRKSGQGIEEFKNEVILIAKLQHTNLVRLIGCCIHKEERLLVYEYMPNKSLDSFLFDPVRKLNLDWDKRQHIIQGIIQGLLYLHNYSRLRIVHRDLKVSNILLDGEMNAKISDFGMARIFDLTKEEANTNHIVGT; from the exons ATGGCAACTAGCAACGAAATCATGTTTAATTGCTTTGTTCTGCTTTTGCTTATGGCGTTTTCAAACGCCCAATCCGACGTATTGGCACAAGGCCAAGAAATAACACCTGGGTCTACGCTAATTTCGGCCATGGCCACTTTTTCGCTCGGCTTTTACAGTCCTAGCTTATTGAACAACAGTTATATAGCGATTTGGTACCAGAGTGATCCACTGAACCCAGTGTGGATTGCCAATCGTAATTTTGCATTTCCAAGAGATTTTGGGACACCCTGTCTGACAATTGACGGCAATGGCAGCTTGAAGATTGTCccaaaagaaggaaaaggaagaaatgaatataatttttctctctttgaAGTTGGAGAACCCACCAACAGCAGTGCCATTCTTCTAGACAATGGCAACTTTGTATTGTGTGTGTTGAACCCAGATGGATCAATTAAGCGACAACTGTGGCAGAGTTTTGATCATCCAACAGACACTCTCCTTCCTGGGATGAAACTTGGGATCAGCCACAAAACTGGATCCATTTGGTCTATAACATCCCGAAGAGGTGACTATTCCGTTCTATCGGGTTCCTTCACCCTCACAGTGAATCCCAACAATACAAACCAGTTGCTGATATTACATAGAGGAAGCATTTTCTGGACCAGTGGAAACTGGCAGGACGGGCGATTCGAGTTCTCGGAAGAACTTTCCAACATCAACAATCAAGAATTCGTGTTCAATCGATTTTCAAATGAGAACGAGACTTTTTTCAATTACTCCATCTCCAGTCTCTTTCAATTGCCTAACCATAACAAGGGATTGATAGAAGTTCAAACCTTCTTGAGATTGGGCAACGATGGGAAATTGGTGGGGCGTAATTGGGACTCAAAAGTTGAATGTCCCTATTTTGAAAACGAGTTGTTTGAGCCTAAGAATGTTTCCGAAGTTGGGTGTGTGGGGAGAATGCAGCACAAAGTACCCGAGTGCCGGAATCCACCAAAACAGTATTCTACTTCACAGAGATTTGGAAACATGGAGGGAAATGGTTTGAGGTTCGGAGAAAGTGAGAACCTGACCATTTACGATTGTGAAAAGAATTGCATTTCAAGCTGTGATTGCATTGCCTTTAGTTCTACAAACGAAGAAGGCACTGGCTGTGAGATGTGGAATGTGGGAGCAACGTTTATTCCAGTGGAAGGAGGTAAACGGATAATTTGGTCTCTTGAGGTGACtgaaggaaaag GAGAAAAAAGGGTGTGGTTGCAAGTTACTATAGGTCTAATAGTACCTGTAACTTCACTCCTATTGTGTTTTCTTGTCTATCTCAAATGGAAAACACAAATAATCAAAG CTATTAGAAAAACAAGGAGAGATTCTGAACATCAAAATTTTCTGCAAGAATTGGGGATTCCAACTATTATGAACAAGCAAAGAAGAGACATAAGGAACTCTGAATTGCAGTTTTTCAGTTTTAGAAGTGTAGTTTCTACGAcaaacaactttgctgacaattgtaAGCTTGGAGAAGGTGGGTTTGGACCAGTTTATAAg GGAACTTTAGCCGATGGCCAAGAAGTTGCCATTAAAAGGCTGTCAAGGAAATCTGGACAAGGGATTGAAGAGTTCAAGAATGAAGTCATCCTGATTGCCAAACTGCAGCACACTAATCTGGTTAGGCTTATTGGTTGCTGCATTCATAAAGAAGAGAGGTTATTGGTGTATGAGTACATGCCCAACAAAAGCCTTGACTCCTTCCTCTTTG ATCCAGTTAGAAAGCTAAATCTCGATTGGGACAAGCGGCAACACATAATCCAAGGGATAATTCAAGGACTACTTTACCTCCACAACTACTCAAGACTAAGAATAGTTCATCGAGATTTAAAAGTTAGCAACATCTTGCTCGATGGTGAGATGAATGCAAAAATATCAGATTTTGGCATGGCCAGAATCTTTGATCTCACAAAGGAAGAAGCAAATACTAATCACATTGTTGGTACATAG
- the LOC103499768 gene encoding G-type lectin S-receptor-like serine/threonine-protein kinase CES101 isoform X1 translates to MATSNEIMFNCFVLLLLMAFSNAQSDVLAQGQEITPGSTLISAMATFSLGFYSPSLLNNSYIAIWYQSDPLNPVWIANRNFAFPRDFGTPCLTIDGNGSLKIVPKEGKGRNEYNFSLFEVGEPTNSSAILLDNGNFVLCVLNPDGSIKRQLWQSFDHPTDTLLPGMKLGISHKTGSIWSITSRRGDYSVLSGSFTLTVNPNNTNQLLILHRGSIFWTSGNWQDGRFEFSEELSNINNQEFVFNRFSNENETFFNYSISSLFQLPNHNKGLIEVQTFLRLGNDGKLVGRNWDSKVECPYFENELFEPKNVSEVGCVGRMQHKVPECRNPPKQYSTSQRFGNMEGNGLRFGESENLTIYDCEKNCISSCDCIAFSSTNEEGTGCEMWNVGATFIPVEGGKRIIWSLEVTEGKGEKRVWLQVTIGLIVPVTSLLLCFLVYLKWKTQIIKAIRKTRRDSEHQNFLQELGIPTIMNKQRRDIRNSELQFFSFRSVVSTTNNFADNCKLGEGGFGPVYKGTLADGQEVAIKRLSRKSGQGIEEFKNEVILIAKLQHTNLVRLIGCCIHKEERLLVYEYMPNKSLDSFLFDPVRKLNLDWDKRQHIIQGIIQGLLYLHNYSRLRIVHRDLKVSNILLDGEMNAKISDFGMARIFDLTKEEANTNHIVGTYGYISPENALGGVFSLKSDVYSFGVLLLEIITARKNYDSYDAERPMNLIGYAWELWVNGRGEELIDSTLCNSDEKAKALRCIHVSLLCVQQMPVYRPTMLDVYSMIQNDSTQLPLPKPPPFFITHNPKLEVVTDKSESATQIYSSNDMSVSVMVAR, encoded by the exons ATGGCAACTAGCAACGAAATCATGTTTAATTGCTTTGTTCTGCTTTTGCTTATGGCGTTTTCAAACGCCCAATCCGACGTATTGGCACAAGGCCAAGAAATAACACCTGGGTCTACGCTAATTTCGGCCATGGCCACTTTTTCGCTCGGCTTTTACAGTCCTAGCTTATTGAACAACAGTTATATAGCGATTTGGTACCAGAGTGATCCACTGAACCCAGTGTGGATTGCCAATCGTAATTTTGCATTTCCAAGAGATTTTGGGACACCCTGTCTGACAATTGACGGCAATGGCAGCTTGAAGATTGTCccaaaagaaggaaaaggaagaaatgaatataatttttctctctttgaAGTTGGAGAACCCACCAACAGCAGTGCCATTCTTCTAGACAATGGCAACTTTGTATTGTGTGTGTTGAACCCAGATGGATCAATTAAGCGACAACTGTGGCAGAGTTTTGATCATCCAACAGACACTCTCCTTCCTGGGATGAAACTTGGGATCAGCCACAAAACTGGATCCATTTGGTCTATAACATCCCGAAGAGGTGACTATTCCGTTCTATCGGGTTCCTTCACCCTCACAGTGAATCCCAACAATACAAACCAGTTGCTGATATTACATAGAGGAAGCATTTTCTGGACCAGTGGAAACTGGCAGGACGGGCGATTCGAGTTCTCGGAAGAACTTTCCAACATCAACAATCAAGAATTCGTGTTCAATCGATTTTCAAATGAGAACGAGACTTTTTTCAATTACTCCATCTCCAGTCTCTTTCAATTGCCTAACCATAACAAGGGATTGATAGAAGTTCAAACCTTCTTGAGATTGGGCAACGATGGGAAATTGGTGGGGCGTAATTGGGACTCAAAAGTTGAATGTCCCTATTTTGAAAACGAGTTGTTTGAGCCTAAGAATGTTTCCGAAGTTGGGTGTGTGGGGAGAATGCAGCACAAAGTACCCGAGTGCCGGAATCCACCAAAACAGTATTCTACTTCACAGAGATTTGGAAACATGGAGGGAAATGGTTTGAGGTTCGGAGAAAGTGAGAACCTGACCATTTACGATTGTGAAAAGAATTGCATTTCAAGCTGTGATTGCATTGCCTTTAGTTCTACAAACGAAGAAGGCACTGGCTGTGAGATGTGGAATGTGGGAGCAACGTTTATTCCAGTGGAAGGAGGTAAACGGATAATTTGGTCTCTTGAGGTGACtgaaggaaaag GAGAAAAAAGGGTGTGGTTGCAAGTTACTATAGGTCTAATAGTACCTGTAACTTCACTCCTATTGTGTTTTCTTGTCTATCTCAAATGGAAAACACAAATAATCAAAG CTATTAGAAAAACAAGGAGAGATTCTGAACATCAAAATTTTCTGCAAGAATTGGGGATTCCAACTATTATGAACAAGCAAAGAAGAGACATAAGGAACTCTGAATTGCAGTTTTTCAGTTTTAGAAGTGTAGTTTCTACGAcaaacaactttgctgacaattgtaAGCTTGGAGAAGGTGGGTTTGGACCAGTTTATAAg GGAACTTTAGCCGATGGCCAAGAAGTTGCCATTAAAAGGCTGTCAAGGAAATCTGGACAAGGGATTGAAGAGTTCAAGAATGAAGTCATCCTGATTGCCAAACTGCAGCACACTAATCTGGTTAGGCTTATTGGTTGCTGCATTCATAAAGAAGAGAGGTTATTGGTGTATGAGTACATGCCCAACAAAAGCCTTGACTCCTTCCTCTTTG ATCCAGTTAGAAAGCTAAATCTCGATTGGGACAAGCGGCAACACATAATCCAAGGGATAATTCAAGGACTACTTTACCTCCACAACTACTCAAGACTAAGAATAGTTCATCGAGATTTAAAAGTTAGCAACATCTTGCTCGATGGTGAGATGAATGCAAAAATATCAGATTTTGGCATGGCCAGAATCTTTGATCTCACAAAGGAAGAAGCAAATACTAATCACATTGTTGGTACATA TGGTTATATATCACCTGAAAATGCATTGGGAGGTGTTTTCTCACTAAAATCAGATGTTTACAGCTTTGGGGTGTTGTTATTAGAGATCATAACAGCTCGAAAAAACTATGACAGTTATGATGCGGAACGACCCATGAATCTCATTGGATAT GCATGGGAATTGTGGGTGAACGGCAGAGGAGAAGAATTGATTGATTCAACTTTGTGTAATTCTGATGAGAAAGCAAAGGCTCTAAGATGCATCCATGTTAGCCTTCTATGCGTACAACAAATGCCAGTATATAGACCTACCATGCTTGATGTTTATTCCATGATTCAGAATGATTCTACTCAACTTCCATTGCCAAAACCACCTCCGTTTTTCATCACCCATAACCCCAAACTGGAAGTGGTGACAGATAAATCGGAATCAGCAACACAAATATATTCTTCCAATGATATGTCGGTCTCTGTGATGGTTGCGAGATAA
- the LOC103499769 gene encoding uncharacterized protein LOC103499769 isoform X3 yields MRLRKGDQVEVLNKKEVSSGSWSCAEILSGNGRSYSVKFLSSDEAVEKVPRKAIRPCPPPFQGSNDWDAGDLAEAFHNSSWKHAKIMKIVGVNRYIVRILGSPLDIMVGSSNLRMRQAWHDGRWILLGKSMEESGSLSRNRQIEPNMVRSKDQQLVALPAGSRKRLLPSEFINHKVSVQKRKVTENDVRCLPSLAITTNMYSTQEFNTIRLSSNLPTENTGVSTGDAGLREGTLIPGTSTHIQADSCTSSVGRRGDEEEEPCSYEEVLVRSHRSELSVFRSFIRALYASGPLSWEDEGQVSNIRASLHISNDEYLMELRNLMSANKRATV; encoded by the exons ATGAGACTAAGGAAGGGGGATCAAGTTGAGGTGTTGAACAAGAAGGAGGTTTCGAGTGGTTCATGGAGTTGTGCTGAAATTCTTTCTGGGAATGGTCGTTCATATAGCGTTAAATTTTTATCTTCGGATGAAGCAGTGGAGAAGGTACCGAGGAAGGCGATTAGGCCTTGTCCTCCACCTTTTCAAGGTTCAAATGATTGGGATGCTGGTGATCTTGCTGAAGCCTTCCATAATTCATCGTGGAAACACGCCAAAATAATGAAGATTGTTGGGGTTAATAGGTATATAGTTAGAATACTTGGATCACCATTAGACATCATGGTTGGGAGCTCCAATCTTAGAATGCGACAGGCTTGGCATGATGGCCGATGGATTCTCCTTGGGAAG TCCATGGAGGAATCGGGTTCATTGTCTAGAAATAGGCAGATAGAGCCAAACATGGTGAGAAGCAAGGATCAACAGCTGGTGGCGCTTCCTGCCGGATCTCGAAAGAGGTTGTTGCCTAGTGAATTCATAAATCACAAAGTGTCTGTCCAGAAAAGGAAAGTCACTGAAAATGATGTTAGGTGTTTGCCGTCATTAGCGATAACTACCAATATGTACTCAACACAAGAGTTTAACACAATTAGATTGAGCTCAAACTTGCCAACTGAAAATACCGGAGTCTCTACAGGTGATGCTGGTTTGAGAGAGGGCACCCTTATTCCAggaacttcaacccacattcagGCAGATAGTTGTACATCCTCTGTCGGCA GGAGGGGAGATGAGGAAGAAGAGCCATGCTCCTATGAGGAAGTATTAGTCAGATCCCACAGGTCAGAGCTAAGTGTATTTCGTTCTTTTATTAGGGCATTATATGCTTCTGGACCTTTAAGTTGGGAAGACGAAGGGCAGGTTTCAAACATTCGTGCTTCACTTCACATTTCTAATGATGAATATCTGATGGAGCTGAGAAATCTAATGTCTGCTAATAAAAGGGCAACCGTATGA
- the LOC103499769 gene encoding uncharacterized protein LOC103499769 isoform X2: MRLRKGDQVEVLNKKEVSSGSWSCAEILSGNGRSYSVKFLSSDEAVEKVPRKAIRPCPPPFQGSNDWDAGDLAEAFHNSSWKHAKIMKIVGVNRYIVRILGSPLDIMVGSSNLRMRQAWHDGRWILLGKSMEESGSLSRNRQIEPNMVRSKDQQLVALPAGSRKRLLPSEFINHKVSVQKRKVTENDVRCLPSLAITTNMYSTQEFNTIRLSSNLPTENTGVSTGDAGLREGTLIPGTSTHIQADSCTSSVGSNSFTDDFFNVPFVPVARCVKKVEDTDYCSDAESSTGRGDEEEEPCSYEEVLVRSHSLWRTPVEEILGSFSGWIIIGRDVQISCIYACGDSLNFS, from the exons ATGAGACTAAGGAAGGGGGATCAAGTTGAGGTGTTGAACAAGAAGGAGGTTTCGAGTGGTTCATGGAGTTGTGCTGAAATTCTTTCTGGGAATGGTCGTTCATATAGCGTTAAATTTTTATCTTCGGATGAAGCAGTGGAGAAGGTACCGAGGAAGGCGATTAGGCCTTGTCCTCCACCTTTTCAAGGTTCAAATGATTGGGATGCTGGTGATCTTGCTGAAGCCTTCCATAATTCATCGTGGAAACACGCCAAAATAATGAAGATTGTTGGGGTTAATAGGTATATAGTTAGAATACTTGGATCACCATTAGACATCATGGTTGGGAGCTCCAATCTTAGAATGCGACAGGCTTGGCATGATGGCCGATGGATTCTCCTTGGGAAG TCCATGGAGGAATCGGGTTCATTGTCTAGAAATAGGCAGATAGAGCCAAACATGGTGAGAAGCAAGGATCAACAGCTGGTGGCGCTTCCTGCCGGATCTCGAAAGAGGTTGTTGCCTAGTGAATTCATAAATCACAAAGTGTCTGTCCAGAAAAGGAAAGTCACTGAAAATGATGTTAGGTGTTTGCCGTCATTAGCGATAACTACCAATATGTACTCAACACAAGAGTTTAACACAATTAGATTGAGCTCAAACTTGCCAACTGAAAATACCGGAGTCTCTACAGGTGATGCTGGTTTGAGAGAGGGCACCCTTATTCCAggaacttcaacccacattcagGCAGATAGTTGTACATCCTCTGTCGGCAGTAATAGTTTCACTGATGATTTTTTCAATGTGCCATTTGTTCCTGTAGCTCGATGTGTTAAAAAAGTTGAGGATACAGATTATTGTAGTGATGCTGAGTCATCTACAGGGAGGGGAGATGAGGAAGAAGAGCCATGCTCCTATGAGGAAGTATTAGTCAGATCCCACAG CCTATGGCGCACTCCAGTTGAGGAAATACTTGGCTCCTTTTCTGGGTGGATCATCATCGGACGTGACGTCCAAATTTCTTGCATATATGCTTGCGGCGACTCATTG AACTTCAGTTAA
- the LOC103499769 gene encoding uncharacterized protein LOC103499769 isoform X1 — protein sequence MRLRKGDQVEVLNKKEVSSGSWSCAEILSGNGRSYSVKFLSSDEAVEKVPRKAIRPCPPPFQGSNDWDAGDLAEAFHNSSWKHAKIMKIVGVNRYIVRILGSPLDIMVGSSNLRMRQAWHDGRWILLGKSMEESGSLSRNRQIEPNMVRSKDQQLVALPAGSRKRLLPSEFINHKVSVQKRKVTENDVRCLPSLAITTNMYSTQEFNTIRLSSNLPTENTGVSTGDAGLREGTLIPGTSTHIQADSCTSSVGSNSFTDDFFNVPFVPVARCVKKVEDTDYCSDAESSTGRGDEEEEPCSYEEVLVRSHRSELSVFRSFIRALYASGPLSWEDEGQVSNIRASLHISNDEYLMELRNLMSANKRATV from the exons ATGAGACTAAGGAAGGGGGATCAAGTTGAGGTGTTGAACAAGAAGGAGGTTTCGAGTGGTTCATGGAGTTGTGCTGAAATTCTTTCTGGGAATGGTCGTTCATATAGCGTTAAATTTTTATCTTCGGATGAAGCAGTGGAGAAGGTACCGAGGAAGGCGATTAGGCCTTGTCCTCCACCTTTTCAAGGTTCAAATGATTGGGATGCTGGTGATCTTGCTGAAGCCTTCCATAATTCATCGTGGAAACACGCCAAAATAATGAAGATTGTTGGGGTTAATAGGTATATAGTTAGAATACTTGGATCACCATTAGACATCATGGTTGGGAGCTCCAATCTTAGAATGCGACAGGCTTGGCATGATGGCCGATGGATTCTCCTTGGGAAG TCCATGGAGGAATCGGGTTCATTGTCTAGAAATAGGCAGATAGAGCCAAACATGGTGAGAAGCAAGGATCAACAGCTGGTGGCGCTTCCTGCCGGATCTCGAAAGAGGTTGTTGCCTAGTGAATTCATAAATCACAAAGTGTCTGTCCAGAAAAGGAAAGTCACTGAAAATGATGTTAGGTGTTTGCCGTCATTAGCGATAACTACCAATATGTACTCAACACAAGAGTTTAACACAATTAGATTGAGCTCAAACTTGCCAACTGAAAATACCGGAGTCTCTACAGGTGATGCTGGTTTGAGAGAGGGCACCCTTATTCCAggaacttcaacccacattcagGCAGATAGTTGTACATCCTCTGTCGGCAGTAATAGTTTCACTGATGATTTTTTCAATGTGCCATTTGTTCCTGTAGCTCGATGTGTTAAAAAAGTTGAGGATACAGATTATTGTAGTGATGCTGAGTCATCTACAGGGAGGGGAGATGAGGAAGAAGAGCCATGCTCCTATGAGGAAGTATTAGTCAGATCCCACAGGTCAGAGCTAAGTGTATTTCGTTCTTTTATTAGGGCATTATATGCTTCTGGACCTTTAAGTTGGGAAGACGAAGGGCAGGTTTCAAACATTCGTGCTTCACTTCACATTTCTAATGATGAATATCTGATGGAGCTGAGAAATCTAATGTCTGCTAATAAAAGGGCAACCGTATGA
- the LOC103499769 gene encoding uncharacterized protein LOC103499769 isoform X4 — protein MRLRKGDQVEVLNKKEVSSGSWSCAEILSGNGRSYSVKFLSSDEAVEKVPRKAIRPCPPPFQGSNDWDAGDLAEAFHNSSWKHAKIMKIVGVNRYIVRILGSPLDIMVGSSNLRMRQAWHDGRWILLGKSMEESGSLSRNRQIEPNMVRSKDQQLVALPAGSRKRLLPSEFINHKVSVQKRKVTENDVRCLPSLAITTNMYSTQEFNTIRLSSNLPTENTGVSTGDAGLREGTLIPGTSTHIQADSCTSSVGRRGDEEEEPCSYEEVLVRSHSLWRTPVEEILGSFSGWIIIGRDVQISCIYACGDSLNFS, from the exons ATGAGACTAAGGAAGGGGGATCAAGTTGAGGTGTTGAACAAGAAGGAGGTTTCGAGTGGTTCATGGAGTTGTGCTGAAATTCTTTCTGGGAATGGTCGTTCATATAGCGTTAAATTTTTATCTTCGGATGAAGCAGTGGAGAAGGTACCGAGGAAGGCGATTAGGCCTTGTCCTCCACCTTTTCAAGGTTCAAATGATTGGGATGCTGGTGATCTTGCTGAAGCCTTCCATAATTCATCGTGGAAACACGCCAAAATAATGAAGATTGTTGGGGTTAATAGGTATATAGTTAGAATACTTGGATCACCATTAGACATCATGGTTGGGAGCTCCAATCTTAGAATGCGACAGGCTTGGCATGATGGCCGATGGATTCTCCTTGGGAAG TCCATGGAGGAATCGGGTTCATTGTCTAGAAATAGGCAGATAGAGCCAAACATGGTGAGAAGCAAGGATCAACAGCTGGTGGCGCTTCCTGCCGGATCTCGAAAGAGGTTGTTGCCTAGTGAATTCATAAATCACAAAGTGTCTGTCCAGAAAAGGAAAGTCACTGAAAATGATGTTAGGTGTTTGCCGTCATTAGCGATAACTACCAATATGTACTCAACACAAGAGTTTAACACAATTAGATTGAGCTCAAACTTGCCAACTGAAAATACCGGAGTCTCTACAGGTGATGCTGGTTTGAGAGAGGGCACCCTTATTCCAggaacttcaacccacattcagGCAGATAGTTGTACATCCTCTGTCGGCA GGAGGGGAGATGAGGAAGAAGAGCCATGCTCCTATGAGGAAGTATTAGTCAGATCCCACAG CCTATGGCGCACTCCAGTTGAGGAAATACTTGGCTCCTTTTCTGGGTGGATCATCATCGGACGTGACGTCCAAATTTCTTGCATATATGCTTGCGGCGACTCATTG AACTTCAGTTAA